The proteins below come from a single Oncorhynchus keta strain PuntledgeMale-10-30-2019 chromosome 32, Oket_V2, whole genome shotgun sequence genomic window:
- the LOC118365261 gene encoding 2',3'-cyclic-nucleotide 3'-phosphodiesterase-like isoform X17, with translation MDAEQNQVLDTASETREQQETGAGDCPQSQLNSPINPAGSPVNGQEMERLSGMSEEVQEMVPKAEKSPKKMSESPEKVPETSPEVVTKAEKYPEKQPELESAEVSESATAFYFEPDKKQTTVPEKQPMPEKTPEPLPLDEPLAENNIDTAPEKMAEPIPEAVKPSVQAAPEPVTQPESEDVKLLQEKEPGESEKQAESGVVLAVVPEMPAEPKTVQEVEADKQTEAEIVPEPKKPVEAEAVKKVEAEKPVEAEAVKKVEAEKPAEAVKKVEAEKPAEAVKKVEAEKPVEAVKQVEAEKPVEAEAVKKVEAEKPVEAEAVKKVEAEKPVAVMEEKLVEAEIVKEVESEKRAAGEADAVEQQKADVVEQIPAPGTLSFAFLEHEQTKATLRTSRTLIILRGLPGSGKSLLARAIADNYQGLCTVCCADDHGVKPESPEASTDGYKAFDDAVVACCSVGTSAQVIVVDDTNHTHDRLARLGEVAEQHRLVAMFLEPRTEWSRDLPQLAKRTQRGLEEAQIQAMKVPLEETSLPLFFGWFLLPGIQDKVRCTSMDFLKTLDTLEAFKKHLPDFTVEAEKEVDLEQYFQANGVLHCTTKFCDYGKAEGAKEYADKPAVKELYGSAFELSLSALFVTPRTVGARVSLSEDQLTLWPADAEEVVSVVPAAATLPAGSRAHITLGCAEGVEPQQTGFDLLEILALQQEGQEGELVEEMELGSLAYYGKGRWLLSLREPISAQACFSSLYGPKKADSTKKDGDKKKKQKCTIL, from the exons ATGGATGCTGAGCAGAACCAGGTGTTGGACACCGCGTCAGAGACTCGAGAGCAACAGGAGACTGGAGCAGGAGACTGCCCCCAGTCACAACTCAACTCTCCAATAAATCCTGCAGGATCTCCAGTGAATGGGCAAGAAATGGAGCGTTTGTCAGGAATGTCAGAAGAAGTGCAAGAGATGGTGCCTAAAGCAGAAAAATCACCAAAGAAAATGTCTGAATCTCCTGAGAAGGTTCCAGAGACATCTCCAGAAGTTGTAACGAAAGCAGAGAAGTACCCAGAAAAACAACCAGAACTAGAGAGCGCAGAGGTCTCTGAGTCAGCTACAGCATTTTACTTCGAACCAGACAAAAAACAGACCACAGTGCCTGAAAAGCAGCCAATGCCAGAGAAAACACCAGAGCCTCTGCCTTTAGATGAGCCTCTAGCAGAGAATAACATTGACACTGCGCCAGAGAAAATGGCTGAACCCATCCCAGAGGCTGTTAAACCGTCTGTGCAGGCAGCGCCCGAGCCTGTCACACAGCCAGAATCTGAGGACGTGAAACTGCTCCAAGAGAAAGAGCCTGGGGAATCTGAGAAGCAGGCAGAATCTGGTGTTGTGTTGGCGGTGGTGCCAGAGATGCCAGCGGAGCCTAAAACTGTACAGGAAGTGGAGGCAGACAAACAGACCGAAGCTGAAATTGTACCGGAACCAAAGAAACCAGTCGAGGCTGAGGCTGTGAAGAAAGTGGAAGCAGAGAAACCAGTAGAGGCTGAG GCTGTGAAGAAAGTGGAAGCAGAGAAACCAGCTGAGGCTGTGAAGAAAGTGGAAGCAGAGAAACCAGCTGAGGCTGTGAAGAAAGTGGAAGCAGAGAAACCAGTAGAGGCTGTGAAGCAAGTGGAAGCAGAGAAACCAGTAGAGGCTGAGGCTGTGAAGAAAGTGGAAGCAGAGAAACCAGTAGAGGCTGAGGCTGTGAAGAAAGTGGAAGCGGAGAAACCAGTGGCTGTGATGGAAGAGAAACTGGTAGAAGCTGAAATTGTTAAAGAAGTAGAGTCCGAGAAACGGGCAGCAGGTGAGGCAGATGCAGTGGAGCAGCAGAAGGCCGACGTTGTCGAGCAGATTCCCGCTCCTGGTACCCTGTCTTTTGCCTTCCTGGAGCATGAGCAGACCAAAGCCACACTTCGCACCTCTCGCACTCTAATCATCCTCCGAGGACTCCCCGGCAGCGGCAAGAGCCTCTTGGCACGTGCTATTGCAGATAACTACCAGGGTCTCTGCACGGTCTGCTGTGCTGATGACCATGGTGTGAAACCGGAGAGTCCAGAAGCATCGACAGATGGGTACAAGGCTTTTGACGATGCTGTGGTAGCCTGCTGCAGTGTAGGAACATCTGCTCAAGTGATAGTGGTGGATGACACCAACCATACCCATGATCGGCTGGCCCGTCTTGGGGAGGTGGCAGAGCAGCACCGGCTGGTGGCCATGTTTCTGGAGCCCCGCACTGAGTGGAGCAGAGACTTGCCACAGCTGGCCAAGAGAACTCAGCGGGGGCTAGAGGAGGCCCAGATCCAGGCCATGAAAGTACCTCTTGAGGAGACGTCCCTGCCCCTTTTCTTTGGCTGGTTCCTTCTCCCTGGCATCCAGGACAAGGTCAGGTGCACGTCCATGGATTTCCTGAAGACGCTGGACACGCTTGAGGCCTTCAAGAAGCACTTGCCTGACT tcacTGTTGAGGCTGAGAAAGAGGTGGACCTGGAGCAGTATTTCCAAGCCAATGGCGTTCTTCATTGCACTACCAAATTCTGTGACTATGGCAAGGCTGAGGGAGCCAAGGAATATGCAGACAAACCA GCTGTTAAAGAGTTGTATGGCTCTGCGTTCGAGCTGTCCCTCAGTGCCCTCTTCGTCACACCTCGCACTGTTGGTGCCCGGGTTTCACTCTCTGAGGATCAGTTGACCCTGTGGCCTGCCGATGCTGAGGAGGTGGTGTCTGTAGTCCCGGCCGCTGCCACCCTGCCCGCTGGTAGCCGTGCCCACATCACCCTGGGCTGTGCGGAGGGCGTTGAGCCACAGCAGACGGGCTTCGACCTGCTGGAGATCCTAGCGCTGCAGCAAGAGGGTCAGGAGGGAGAGCTGGTGGAGGAGATGGAGCTCGGCTCCCTGGCCTACTACGGCAAGGGGAGGTGGCTACTCAGTCTGAGGGAGCCCATCTCCGCCCAGGCCTGCTTCTCCAGCCTCTACGGGCCCAAGAAGGCTGACTCGACCAAGAAAGACGGGGACAAGAAGAAGAAGCAAAAGTGCACCATACtgtaa
- the LOC118365261 gene encoding 2',3'-cyclic-nucleotide 3'-phosphodiesterase-like isoform X21 codes for MDAEQNQVLDTASETREQQETGAGDCPQSQLNSPINPAGSPVNGQEMERLSGMSEEVQEMVPKAEKSPKKMSESPEKVPETSPEVVTKAEKYPEKQPELESAEVSESATAFYFEPDKKQTTVPEKQPMPEKTPEPLPLDEPLAENNIDTAPEKMAEPIPEAVKPSVQAAPEPVTQPESEDVKLLQEKEPGESEKQAESGVVLAVVPEMPAEPKTVQEVEADKQTEAEIVPEPKKPVEAEAVKKVEAEKPVEAEAVKKVEAEKPAEAVKKVEAEKPAEAVKKVEAEKPAEAVKKVEAEKPVEAEAVKKVEAEKPVAVMEEKLVEAEIVKEVESEKRAAGEADAVEQQKADVVEQIPAPGTLSFAFLEHEQTKATLRTSRTLIILRGLPGSGKSLLARAIADNYQGLCTVCCADDHGVKPESPEASTDGYKAFDDAVVACCSVGTSAQVIVVDDTNHTHDRLARLGEVAEQHRLVAMFLEPRTEWSRDLPQLAKRTQRGLEEAQIQAMKVPLEETSLPLFFGWFLLPGIQDKVRCTSMDFLKTLDTLEAFKKHLPDFTVEAEKEVDLEQYFQANGVLHCTTKFCDYGKAEGAKEYADKPAVKELYGSAFELSLSALFVTPRTVGARVSLSEDQLTLWPADAEEVVSVVPAAATLPAGSRAHITLGCAEGVEPQQTGFDLLEILALQQEGQEGELVEEMELGSLAYYGKGRWLLSLREPISAQACFSSLYGPKKADSTKKDGDKKKKQKCTIL; via the exons ATGGATGCTGAGCAGAACCAGGTGTTGGACACCGCGTCAGAGACTCGAGAGCAACAGGAGACTGGAGCAGGAGACTGCCCCCAGTCACAACTCAACTCTCCAATAAATCCTGCAGGATCTCCAGTGAATGGGCAAGAAATGGAGCGTTTGTCAGGAATGTCAGAAGAAGTGCAAGAGATGGTGCCTAAAGCAGAAAAATCACCAAAGAAAATGTCTGAATCTCCTGAGAAGGTTCCAGAGACATCTCCAGAAGTTGTAACGAAAGCAGAGAAGTACCCAGAAAAACAACCAGAACTAGAGAGCGCAGAGGTCTCTGAGTCAGCTACAGCATTTTACTTCGAACCAGACAAAAAACAGACCACAGTGCCTGAAAAGCAGCCAATGCCAGAGAAAACACCAGAGCCTCTGCCTTTAGATGAGCCTCTAGCAGAGAATAACATTGACACTGCGCCAGAGAAAATGGCTGAACCCATCCCAGAGGCTGTTAAACCGTCTGTGCAGGCAGCGCCCGAGCCTGTCACACAGCCAGAATCTGAGGACGTGAAACTGCTCCAAGAGAAAGAGCCTGGGGAATCTGAGAAGCAGGCAGAATCTGGTGTTGTGTTGGCGGTGGTGCCAGAGATGCCAGCGGAGCCTAAAACTGTACAGGAAGTGGAGGCAGACAAACAGACCGAAGCTGAAATTGTACCGGAACCAAAGAAACCAGTCGAGGCTGAGGCTGTGAAGAAAGTGGAAGCAGAGAAACCAGTAGAGGCTGAG GCTGTGAAGAAAGTGGAAGCAGAGAAACCAGCTGAGGCTGTGAAGAAAGTGGAAGCAGAGAAACCAGCTGAGGCTGTGAAGAAAGTGGAAGCAGAGAAACCA GCTGAGGCTGTGAAGAAAGTGGAAGCAGAGAAACCAGTAGAGGCTGAGGCTGTGAAGAAAGTGGAAGCGGAGAAACCAGTGGCTGTGATGGAAGAGAAACTGGTAGAAGCTGAAATTGTTAAAGAAGTAGAGTCCGAGAAACGGGCAGCAGGTGAGGCAGATGCAGTGGAGCAGCAGAAGGCCGACGTTGTCGAGCAGATTCCCGCTCCTGGTACCCTGTCTTTTGCCTTCCTGGAGCATGAGCAGACCAAAGCCACACTTCGCACCTCTCGCACTCTAATCATCCTCCGAGGACTCCCCGGCAGCGGCAAGAGCCTCTTGGCACGTGCTATTGCAGATAACTACCAGGGTCTCTGCACGGTCTGCTGTGCTGATGACCATGGTGTGAAACCGGAGAGTCCAGAAGCATCGACAGATGGGTACAAGGCTTTTGACGATGCTGTGGTAGCCTGCTGCAGTGTAGGAACATCTGCTCAAGTGATAGTGGTGGATGACACCAACCATACCCATGATCGGCTGGCCCGTCTTGGGGAGGTGGCAGAGCAGCACCGGCTGGTGGCCATGTTTCTGGAGCCCCGCACTGAGTGGAGCAGAGACTTGCCACAGCTGGCCAAGAGAACTCAGCGGGGGCTAGAGGAGGCCCAGATCCAGGCCATGAAAGTACCTCTTGAGGAGACGTCCCTGCCCCTTTTCTTTGGCTGGTTCCTTCTCCCTGGCATCCAGGACAAGGTCAGGTGCACGTCCATGGATTTCCTGAAGACGCTGGACACGCTTGAGGCCTTCAAGAAGCACTTGCCTGACT tcacTGTTGAGGCTGAGAAAGAGGTGGACCTGGAGCAGTATTTCCAAGCCAATGGCGTTCTTCATTGCACTACCAAATTCTGTGACTATGGCAAGGCTGAGGGAGCCAAGGAATATGCAGACAAACCA GCTGTTAAAGAGTTGTATGGCTCTGCGTTCGAGCTGTCCCTCAGTGCCCTCTTCGTCACACCTCGCACTGTTGGTGCCCGGGTTTCACTCTCTGAGGATCAGTTGACCCTGTGGCCTGCCGATGCTGAGGAGGTGGTGTCTGTAGTCCCGGCCGCTGCCACCCTGCCCGCTGGTAGCCGTGCCCACATCACCCTGGGCTGTGCGGAGGGCGTTGAGCCACAGCAGACGGGCTTCGACCTGCTGGAGATCCTAGCGCTGCAGCAAGAGGGTCAGGAGGGAGAGCTGGTGGAGGAGATGGAGCTCGGCTCCCTGGCCTACTACGGCAAGGGGAGGTGGCTACTCAGTCTGAGGGAGCCCATCTCCGCCCAGGCCTGCTTCTCCAGCCTCTACGGGCCCAAGAAGGCTGACTCGACCAAGAAAGACGGGGACAAGAAGAAGAAGCAAAAGTGCACCATACtgtaa
- the LOC118365261 gene encoding uncharacterized protein LOC118365261 isoform X8, which translates to MDAEQNQVLDTASETREQQETGAGDCPQSQLNSPINPAGSPVNGQEMERLSGMSEEVQEMVPKAEKSPKKMSESPEKVPETSPEVVTKAEKYPEKQPELESAEVSESATAFYFEPDKKQTTVPEKQPMPEKTPEPLPLDEPLAENNIDTAPEKMAEPIPEAVKPSVQAAPEPVTQPESEDVKLLQEKEPGESEKQAESGVVLAVVPEMPAEPKTVQEVEADKQTEAEIVPEPKKPVEAEAVKKVEAEKPVEAEAVKKVEAEKPVEAEAVKKVEAEKPAEAVKKVEAEKPAEAVKKVEAEKPAEAVKKVEAEKPAEAVKKVEAEKPVEAVKQVEAEKPVEAEAVKKVEAEKPVEAEAVKKVEAEKPVAVMEEKLVEAEIVKEVESEKRAAGEADAVEQQKADVVEQIPAPGTLSFAFLEHEQTKATLRTSRTLIILRGLPGSGKSLLARAIADNYQGLCTVCCADDHGVKPESPEASTDGYKAFDDAVVACCSVGTSAQVIVVDDTNHTHDRLARLGEVAEQHRLVAMFLEPRTEWSRDLPQLAKRTQRGLEEAQIQAMKVPLEETSLPLFFGWFLLPGIQDKVRCTSMDFLKTLDTLEAFKKHLPDFTVEAEKEVDLEQYFQANGVLHCTTKFCDYGKAEGAKEYADKPAVKELYGSAFELSLSALFVTPRTVGARVSLSEDQLTLWPADAEEVVSVVPAAATLPAGSRAHITLGCAEGVEPQQTGFDLLEILALQQEGQEGELVEEMELGSLAYYGKGRWLLSLREPISAQACFSSLYGPKKADSTKKDGDKKKKQKCTIL; encoded by the exons ATGGATGCTGAGCAGAACCAGGTGTTGGACACCGCGTCAGAGACTCGAGAGCAACAGGAGACTGGAGCAGGAGACTGCCCCCAGTCACAACTCAACTCTCCAATAAATCCTGCAGGATCTCCAGTGAATGGGCAAGAAATGGAGCGTTTGTCAGGAATGTCAGAAGAAGTGCAAGAGATGGTGCCTAAAGCAGAAAAATCACCAAAGAAAATGTCTGAATCTCCTGAGAAGGTTCCAGAGACATCTCCAGAAGTTGTAACGAAAGCAGAGAAGTACCCAGAAAAACAACCAGAACTAGAGAGCGCAGAGGTCTCTGAGTCAGCTACAGCATTTTACTTCGAACCAGACAAAAAACAGACCACAGTGCCTGAAAAGCAGCCAATGCCAGAGAAAACACCAGAGCCTCTGCCTTTAGATGAGCCTCTAGCAGAGAATAACATTGACACTGCGCCAGAGAAAATGGCTGAACCCATCCCAGAGGCTGTTAAACCGTCTGTGCAGGCAGCGCCCGAGCCTGTCACACAGCCAGAATCTGAGGACGTGAAACTGCTCCAAGAGAAAGAGCCTGGGGAATCTGAGAAGCAGGCAGAATCTGGTGTTGTGTTGGCGGTGGTGCCAGAGATGCCAGCGGAGCCTAAAACTGTACAGGAAGTGGAGGCAGACAAACAGACCGAAGCTGAAATTGTACCGGAACCAAAGAAACCAGTCGAGGCTGAGGCTGTGAAGAAAGTGGAAGCAGAGAAACCAGTAGAGGCTGAG GCTGTGAAGAAAGTGGAAGCAGAGAAACCAGTAGAGGCTGAG GCTGTGAAGAAAGTGGAAGCAGAGAAACCAGCTGAGGCTGTGAAGAAAGTGGAAGCAGAGAAACCAGCTGAGGCTGTGAAGAAAGTGGAAGCAGAGAAACCAGCTGAGGCTGTGAAGAAAGTGGAAGCAGAGAAACCAGCTGAGGCTGTGAAGAAAGTGGAAGCAGAGAAACCAGTAGAGGCTGTGAAGCAAGTGGAAGCAGAGAAACCAGTAGAGGCTGAGGCTGTGAAGAAAGTGGAAGCAGAGAAACCAGTAGAGGCTGAGGCTGTGAAGAAAGTGGAAGCGGAGAAACCAGTGGCTGTGATGGAAGAGAAACTGGTAGAAGCTGAAATTGTTAAAGAAGTAGAGTCCGAGAAACGGGCAGCAGGTGAGGCAGATGCAGTGGAGCAGCAGAAGGCCGACGTTGTCGAGCAGATTCCCGCTCCTGGTACCCTGTCTTTTGCCTTCCTGGAGCATGAGCAGACCAAAGCCACACTTCGCACCTCTCGCACTCTAATCATCCTCCGAGGACTCCCCGGCAGCGGCAAGAGCCTCTTGGCACGTGCTATTGCAGATAACTACCAGGGTCTCTGCACGGTCTGCTGTGCTGATGACCATGGTGTGAAACCGGAGAGTCCAGAAGCATCGACAGATGGGTACAAGGCTTTTGACGATGCTGTGGTAGCCTGCTGCAGTGTAGGAACATCTGCTCAAGTGATAGTGGTGGATGACACCAACCATACCCATGATCGGCTGGCCCGTCTTGGGGAGGTGGCAGAGCAGCACCGGCTGGTGGCCATGTTTCTGGAGCCCCGCACTGAGTGGAGCAGAGACTTGCCACAGCTGGCCAAGAGAACTCAGCGGGGGCTAGAGGAGGCCCAGATCCAGGCCATGAAAGTACCTCTTGAGGAGACGTCCCTGCCCCTTTTCTTTGGCTGGTTCCTTCTCCCTGGCATCCAGGACAAGGTCAGGTGCACGTCCATGGATTTCCTGAAGACGCTGGACACGCTTGAGGCCTTCAAGAAGCACTTGCCTGACT tcacTGTTGAGGCTGAGAAAGAGGTGGACCTGGAGCAGTATTTCCAAGCCAATGGCGTTCTTCATTGCACTACCAAATTCTGTGACTATGGCAAGGCTGAGGGAGCCAAGGAATATGCAGACAAACCA GCTGTTAAAGAGTTGTATGGCTCTGCGTTCGAGCTGTCCCTCAGTGCCCTCTTCGTCACACCTCGCACTGTTGGTGCCCGGGTTTCACTCTCTGAGGATCAGTTGACCCTGTGGCCTGCCGATGCTGAGGAGGTGGTGTCTGTAGTCCCGGCCGCTGCCACCCTGCCCGCTGGTAGCCGTGCCCACATCACCCTGGGCTGTGCGGAGGGCGTTGAGCCACAGCAGACGGGCTTCGACCTGCTGGAGATCCTAGCGCTGCAGCAAGAGGGTCAGGAGGGAGAGCTGGTGGAGGAGATGGAGCTCGGCTCCCTGGCCTACTACGGCAAGGGGAGGTGGCTACTCAGTCTGAGGGAGCCCATCTCCGCCCAGGCCTGCTTCTCCAGCCTCTACGGGCCCAAGAAGGCTGACTCGACCAAGAAAGACGGGGACAAGAAGAAGAAGCAAAAGTGCACCATACtgtaa
- the LOC118365261 gene encoding translation initiation factor IF-2-like isoform X4: MDAEQNQVLDTASETREQQETGAGDCPQSQLNSPINPAGSPVNGQEMERLSGMSEEVQEMVPKAEKSPKKMSESPEKVPETSPEVVTKAEKYPEKQPELESAEVSESATAFYFEPDKKQTTVPEKQPMPEKTPEPLPLDEPLAENNIDTAPEKMAEPIPEAVKPSVQAAPEPVTQPESEDVKLLQEKEPGESEKQAESGVVLAVVPEMPAEPKTVQEVEADKQTEAEIVPEPKKPVEAEAVKKVEAEKPVEAEAVKKVEADKPVEAVKKVEAEKPVEAEAVKKVEAEKPVEAVKKVEAEKPAEAVKKVEAEKPAEAVKKVEAEKPAEAVKKVEAEKPAEAVKKVEAEKPAEAVKKVEAEKPAEAVKKVEAEKPVEAEAVKKVEAEKPVAVMEEKLVEAEIVKEVESEKRAAGEADAVEQQKADVVEQIPAPGTLSFAFLEHEQTKATLRTSRTLIILRGLPGSGKSLLARAIADNYQGLCTVCCADDHGVKPESPEASTDGYKAFDDAVVACCSVGTSAQVIVVDDTNHTHDRLARLGEVAEQHRLVAMFLEPRTEWSRDLPQLAKRTQRGLEEAQIQAMKVPLEETSLPLFFGWFLLPGIQDKVRCTSMDFLKTLDTLEAFKKHLPDFTVEAEKEVDLEQYFQANGVLHCTTKFCDYGKAEGAKEYADKPAVKELYGSAFELSLSALFVTPRTVGARVSLSEDQLTLWPADAEEVVSVVPAAATLPAGSRAHITLGCAEGVEPQQTGFDLLEILALQQEGQEGELVEEMELGSLAYYGKGRWLLSLREPISAQACFSSLYGPKKADSTKKDGDKKKKQKCTIL; encoded by the exons ATGGATGCTGAGCAGAACCAGGTGTTGGACACCGCGTCAGAGACTCGAGAGCAACAGGAGACTGGAGCAGGAGACTGCCCCCAGTCACAACTCAACTCTCCAATAAATCCTGCAGGATCTCCAGTGAATGGGCAAGAAATGGAGCGTTTGTCAGGAATGTCAGAAGAAGTGCAAGAGATGGTGCCTAAAGCAGAAAAATCACCAAAGAAAATGTCTGAATCTCCTGAGAAGGTTCCAGAGACATCTCCAGAAGTTGTAACGAAAGCAGAGAAGTACCCAGAAAAACAACCAGAACTAGAGAGCGCAGAGGTCTCTGAGTCAGCTACAGCATTTTACTTCGAACCAGACAAAAAACAGACCACAGTGCCTGAAAAGCAGCCAATGCCAGAGAAAACACCAGAGCCTCTGCCTTTAGATGAGCCTCTAGCAGAGAATAACATTGACACTGCGCCAGAGAAAATGGCTGAACCCATCCCAGAGGCTGTTAAACCGTCTGTGCAGGCAGCGCCCGAGCCTGTCACACAGCCAGAATCTGAGGACGTGAAACTGCTCCAAGAGAAAGAGCCTGGGGAATCTGAGAAGCAGGCAGAATCTGGTGTTGTGTTGGCGGTGGTGCCAGAGATGCCAGCGGAGCCTAAAACTGTACAGGAAGTGGAGGCAGACAAACAGACCGAAGCTGAAATTGTACCGGAACCAAAGAAACCAGTCGAGGCTGAGGCTGTGAAGAAAGTGGAAGCAGAGAAACCAGTAGAGGCTGAGGCTGTGAAGAAAGTGGAAGCAGACAAACCAGTAGAGGCTGTGAAGAAAGTGGAAGCAGAGAAACCAGTAGAGGCTGAGGCTGTGAAGAAAGTGGAAGCAGAGAAACCAGTAGAGGCTGTGAAGAAAGTGGAAGCAGAGAAACCAGCTGAGGCTGTGAAGAAAGTGGAAGCAGAGAAACCAGCTGAGGCTGTGAAGAAAGTGGAAGCAGAGAAACCAGCTGAGGCTGTGAAGAAAGTGGAAGCAGAGAAACCAGCTGAGGCTGTGAAGAAAGTGGAAGCAGAGAAACCAGCTGAGGCTGTGAAGAAAGTGGAAGCAGAGAAACCA GCTGAGGCTGTGAAGAAAGTGGAAGCAGAGAAACCAGTAGAGGCTGAGGCTGTGAAGAAAGTGGAAGCGGAGAAACCAGTGGCTGTGATGGAAGAGAAACTGGTAGAAGCTGAAATTGTTAAAGAAGTAGAGTCCGAGAAACGGGCAGCAGGTGAGGCAGATGCAGTGGAGCAGCAGAAGGCCGACGTTGTCGAGCAGATTCCCGCTCCTGGTACCCTGTCTTTTGCCTTCCTGGAGCATGAGCAGACCAAAGCCACACTTCGCACCTCTCGCACTCTAATCATCCTCCGAGGACTCCCCGGCAGCGGCAAGAGCCTCTTGGCACGTGCTATTGCAGATAACTACCAGGGTCTCTGCACGGTCTGCTGTGCTGATGACCATGGTGTGAAACCGGAGAGTCCAGAAGCATCGACAGATGGGTACAAGGCTTTTGACGATGCTGTGGTAGCCTGCTGCAGTGTAGGAACATCTGCTCAAGTGATAGTGGTGGATGACACCAACCATACCCATGATCGGCTGGCCCGTCTTGGGGAGGTGGCAGAGCAGCACCGGCTGGTGGCCATGTTTCTGGAGCCCCGCACTGAGTGGAGCAGAGACTTGCCACAGCTGGCCAAGAGAACTCAGCGGGGGCTAGAGGAGGCCCAGATCCAGGCCATGAAAGTACCTCTTGAGGAGACGTCCCTGCCCCTTTTCTTTGGCTGGTTCCTTCTCCCTGGCATCCAGGACAAGGTCAGGTGCACGTCCATGGATTTCCTGAAGACGCTGGACACGCTTGAGGCCTTCAAGAAGCACTTGCCTGACT tcacTGTTGAGGCTGAGAAAGAGGTGGACCTGGAGCAGTATTTCCAAGCCAATGGCGTTCTTCATTGCACTACCAAATTCTGTGACTATGGCAAGGCTGAGGGAGCCAAGGAATATGCAGACAAACCA GCTGTTAAAGAGTTGTATGGCTCTGCGTTCGAGCTGTCCCTCAGTGCCCTCTTCGTCACACCTCGCACTGTTGGTGCCCGGGTTTCACTCTCTGAGGATCAGTTGACCCTGTGGCCTGCCGATGCTGAGGAGGTGGTGTCTGTAGTCCCGGCCGCTGCCACCCTGCCCGCTGGTAGCCGTGCCCACATCACCCTGGGCTGTGCGGAGGGCGTTGAGCCACAGCAGACGGGCTTCGACCTGCTGGAGATCCTAGCGCTGCAGCAAGAGGGTCAGGAGGGAGAGCTGGTGGAGGAGATGGAGCTCGGCTCCCTGGCCTACTACGGCAAGGGGAGGTGGCTACTCAGTCTGAGGGAGCCCATCTCCGCCCAGGCCTGCTTCTCCAGCCTCTACGGGCCCAAGAAGGCTGACTCGACCAAGAAAGACGGGGACAAGAAGAAGAAGCAAAAGTGCACCATACtgtaa